In Myxococcales bacterium, the DNA window CCAATCGAACGCGCCCGTGCTCACGTCGTTCTGGCAGTACCTGCAGCGGCCGGCGAGGACCTGCTCGAGCGGCGCCGAGCAGGAGGGGCACCCGAGCACGCGGGCCTTGTCGGGGGCGCGAGATTTCGCGTCTTTCTTGCGGCGGAGCGACCACCGCTCCACGGAGTAGAGGGCCTCTTCCCGGCCCGAACGTGGGTCGCGGCGCGAGAGGTTCGTGTCGAGCACGAGGTGCGCGGTGACGTGGGTCGAGCCGGGCTCGAGCCCCTCGACCTCGTCGATGCGCATGGCCCCGACGAGGGCCGTCGTGAGCCCTTGGAGGGGCCTCGCCGAGAGCGTGCGCTTCGCGGCGTCGCCGAGGTAGGGAGAGAAGACCTCGAGCCGACCGTTGCCCGCGGCGAGCATCACGTCGACGTAGAGCGCCTGCGCGAAGTCTTCGAACACGATCACCGAGAAGTGCGGATCGGTGGACTCGAGCCCGCGCAGCCGCGTGCGCGCGGGGACCCCCGCGGGCCGACGAGGTGGCGGGGGGGGAGGAGGCACCCAGGGGCCGCGGGCAAGGCCCGTGGAGTACCCGTTGCCCGTCGGGCCGGACATCGCGCGCACCAGCGCGACGATCCCGAACACGATGATGAGCACGACGAGGCCGCCGACGGACATGCCTCCACCGCCGCCACCGCCCGAGCTCCGAGACCCGCCGCCGCCGAAGCCGGAGCCCCCCGAGCTGCGAGAGCCTCCACCCGAGCTCTTCGAGCCTCCTCCGAAGCTCTGGCCACCGCCCGGGCGCGCGAAGGCCGACGCGGCCACGACGAGCACGAACGCGAGCACCACGAGAGCCACGAGACTACGAAGGTGTTTGCGCATCAGGACACCTCGTCCGGGAGCTCGTTCACGTCGTCGGCCTCGCGCGGCAGGGCTTTCGCCAGGCCCTCCCCGAGCTTCTCGAGCGCCGCGGTGAACGCGCCGACGTCGCCCGCGACGAACGCCGCCTCGCACGACGCGCGCGCCGAGTCGAGGTAGGGCCCGAGGGCCTCGCGCGAGATGCCGATGTCGCTCACGATCTCGACCATGCGCTCGGCCGCCGACGCGTACACGAGCACGCCGACGCGCCTTCGTGTCGCGGTGACATTTTGCGTGACGAGCTCCACCTTCGCACCTTTCTCTACCTCGGCGCGCCGACGCGCTCGCGACGCGAGCCGAGGGCCGACGAGCGCGCGCGACACGAACGCCCCCACCGCGAACGCGACGAGCACGTCGATGGGGAAGTGCCGCTCGTCGAGCTCGATGGGATCGAACAAGAGCGCGAGCAGCACCACGAACGCGAGCCCTGCGCCCACGAGGACGTCGACGTCGCGGTAGAGCGAGGAGCGCGCGCGAACGCACACGACGAGCTCGGCGGCGGTCTGGCTCTCGACCTTCTTGACGGCCTCGACGAGGCGCGATTTCGCCTCTTCGGCGAGGAACGGTGTCATGGTGCTATCCCCTTCCCAGTAGCCTCACGGGGAGAGGCGCTCGCGAGCCCACCCGTCGCCCATTCGTGTATAGCGCACGCGATCGTGGAGGCGGTTCCTGCGCCCCTGCCACAGCTCGAGCACGTCGGGGACGACACGGTAGCCGCCCCAGGCCGGCGGGAGCGGGACATCCTTTCCCTCGAAGCGGGCGGTCACCTCGGCCATGGCCGCCTCGAGCACGGCGCGCGACGCGAGCACCGAGCTCTGCTTCGACGCCCACGCCCCGAGCTGGCTCTCTCTCGGGCGCACGCGAAAATAAGCCTCGGACTCCTCCCGCGGGACCTTCTCGGATCGGCCGCGCACACGCACCTGGCGGTGGATCTCGACCCACGAGAAGACGAGCGCGCACACCGGGCTCGCCGCGAGCTCGTGCGCCTTGTCGCTCTCGTAGTTCGTATAAAACGAGAAGCCCCGCTCGTCGGCGCCCTTCAAGAGCACGACGCGCGCGGCCGGCCCGTCGGGCGTGGTCGTGGCGAGCGTCATCGCGTTCGGCTCGGGCAACCCCGAGGCGACGGCCGAGTCGAAGAAGAGACGAAAGGCGCTCATCGGATCGGCCGGGAGGTCTTCGGGGTCGAGGGGAGCGTCACCGTACTCTTGGCGCAGCCGCGCGATCTTCTCGTCGATCATGCGAAAGGAGCCTACCAGCCCGATCGGCGCTTTCGCGACCGAAAGGCCCGTCCGCGCCGAGCGCACGGATTGCGTGTACCGACGAGCCTCGCGAAGGGAGCCGGTTCGGGTAGGATCGGGGGGCTCATGAGCCTCCCCACCTCGGCGAACGGAAGCCTCTCCACCCACGGCCCTCTGGCGGAGCGCATGGACGCGCTCGCGGCACACCTCGCCCAGCTCGCGCCGAAGGTGCACGCGCGTGTCGGCAGGCCGCACCCGCTCCTCGCGTCGCTCCTCCGAGACGGCTGCATGGTGGTCTTCGTCCCGGCGCGCGTGTGGGACAAGGGGCGCACGATCCTCGCGCCGTTCGCGCCCCTCTGCGCCGAGGGCAAGGCCCTGCTCCTGCTCGTCGGCAGGCCCACTTCCCGCGATTTCACCCGTGCCGGAGGCCTCGGCGTCGCCACCGTGCTCGCCGACGACGCGACGGCCGAAGAGCTCGAGGTCGCCACCGATCGCGCGTTCGAGCTGCTCGAGGCCAAAGGCCACGCCGAGAGCCGCGCGGCCTCGCTCTCGCGCTACCGGTACGAGATCGGCGAGCTCGTCGACATCGCGCGCGCCATGACCACCGAGCGCGACGTCAGCAAGCTTCTCGGGCTCATCCTCGAGAAGAGCCGGTTCGTCACGGGCGCGGACGCCGGCAGCATCTACGTGGTCGAGAACGAGGGGAGCACCCTGAGGTTCAAGCTCTCGCAGAACGACAGCGTCTCGTTCGACTCGCGCGAGTTCACGATGCCGCTCTCGAACCGCTCGATCGCCGGCGCCGCCGCGGTAGACAAGCGCGCCATCAAGATCGACGACGTGTACGCCTTGCCGGTCGACTCCACCTTCGCCTTCGATCGCAGGTTCGACGAGAAGATCGGCTACCGCACGAAGAGCATGATCACGGTGCCGCTCATCTCGCAGCGGGACGAGGTCATCGGCGTCATCCAGCTCATCAACAAAAAGCGCGACCCCCGCGCGAAGCTCGCCGACGCCGACGACGTCGCGCTCCAGGTGGTCCCCTTCGACGACCGGAGCGAAGAGCTCTTGCGCATGGTCGCCGCGCAGGCCGGCATCTCGCTCGAGACGGCGATGCTCTATCAAGAGATCCAGGCGCTCTTCGAGGGCTTCGTGCGCGCGAGCGTCGAGGCGATCGAGTCGCGCGACCCGACCACGAGCGGTCACTCGCGCCGCGTGGCCGATCTGACCGTTTCCCTCGCCAAGGCCGTCGACACCATCTCGAGCGGCCCCTACCAGGGGGCGAGCTTCACGAAGGAGGACCTGAAGGAGCTCGAATACGCGAGTCTTCTCCATGACTTCGGAAAAATCGGGGTCCGCGAGAACGTGCTCGTGAAGGCCAAGAAGCTCTACGACGAGCGGCTCGTCCTCGTGAAGGCCCGGTTCGATTTCGTCTCGCGATCGATCGAGGCCGACATCTTGCGGCGCAAGCTCAAGGCGGTCGAAGCCCACGCGCCGCTCAGCGAGCTGCGGGCCCTCGACGAAGAGATGGCGCGCCGCTTGAAGGAGCTCGACGACGCCTTCCAGACGGTGCTCGCCGCCAACGAGCCCTCGGTGCTCGCGGCCGGTGATTTCGCCAAGATCGAGGCCCTCGCCAAGGAGTGGTACTTCGACGTCGGGGGCGAAACGAAGCTCCTGCTCGAGCCCGACGAGGTCGTCGCCCTGTCGGTCAAGAAGGGCTCGCTGACCCCCGCGGAGTACGAGGAGATCACCGGCCACGTCTCTCACACGTTCAAGTTCCTCTCGCAGATCCCCTGGGGAAAGGCGCTGCGCAGGGTGCCGCATATCGCGGGAGCCCACCACGAGCGCCTGAACGGCACGGGCTACCCGAACCGCCTCCGCGCCGAAGAGATCCCCGTCCAGTCGAAGATGATGAGCATCACCGACATCTTCGACGCGCTCACCGCGAGCGACCGCCCCTACAAAAAGGCCGTGCCGCTCGAGCGCGCGATCGACATCCTCGAGTACGCCGTGAAGGACGGCCACGTCGACGGGGACCTCGTGCGGATCTTCAAAGAGGCGCGTTGCTGGGAGCCCCCGCGCTGAACGGGGGCCCACGCGGCAGCGCTCGTCACTCGGAGATCCAGTTGTCGCACCCCCCGAACGCGCGCACGGTGGCGCCCGCGGGCGCGTGGGGGAAGCTCTTGCCCTGGAAGGGGATCTTCGTCCCTGCGGCGACCGACTTCTGGAAGTGATCGTCGAGCGCGTTCTTGTGCGGGCTCACGAGCGCGACGAGCCTCTCCCCCTCGTAGAAGCCGAAGAACGCCTTGGGCGAGCGGCACGGCGACGCGCCGACGACGAACGTCCCCTTCAGCGTGACCTCGTCGAAGCCGCCCTCGACCTTCTGCGTGGTAGGCCCGTCGATCCGCGCCGTAGGGGGCCGAGAGCCGCCGGGCAGCGCGCTCACCGTGAGCGTGTGCCGGGCGTATTTCCCCTTCATTTTCGCCGGATCGCGGATGTAGTGGTACGGCGTGCTCTCACCGGGCAAGAGGTAGTAGACCTCGCCGCGCGCGTGCTCCTTGTCGCCGGCGTGGGCCTCTTGCTGGGCGACCTTGTGCCACCCCGAGACGTCGATGGGTGCCCCGCTCGCGTCGAAGAGATCGAGCGTGACCTTGACCGACTCGACCGGCGATCCGGTCTCGTTCGTGACCGTCCCGAGGATGTGAAGGTAGCCGGTCTCCGGGTCGAGCCCCGCCTTCCCCTCGGCGACGCGGAGCTTGGACGCGTCGACCGAAGGAGCCTGTCCGCGGCCCGCCTTCGGAGCCGAGTGCGAAGGGGCCGACACCTCGGCGGAGGTGACCGTGGTCGACGACGCCGCGACCTCGGACCGAGAGTCTTCTTTCGTGATGCCACGCGCGCCCTGGCAACCAACGAGCGCGAGGACGACGAAGGGCACGAAGATCGTTTTCATGGTCTATCTCCTTCACGGAAGCGACGCGGGGCCGGGCGGGCCGTGTGCCCGTCGCGCCTCGCTCTCGATGGGGAAGACAGGCCGTCGCGCGGCGGGTCGCACGAAATCGAACGGGATCACCGAATTCCGAAACCCCCAATAAGGACGGGCAGATAGGGGTCGTGCTCGACCTCGACGCAGGGCGGTTCGTGATAGAGTCTTGCCATGGGTGGCGAACGCGGGTGCGTCGACGACGATGAGCTCGTGGCCCTCGCCGACGCGCGGCTCTCGCCCGAGGACCGCGCGTCGCTCGTGAGCCACGCCGAGCGATGTGCTTCATGCCAAGCGCTCGTGGGTGCCATCCTCACCGAGGCCGATAGAGCGTCCGATCCGAACGCCACGGTGGACGAGCGGGACCGACACGAGCCACGGAGCCCCGTCGAACGGGCACGCTACGAGCTGGGCCGCACGCTCGGCGAAGGGGCCATGGGGCGCGTGGTGCTCGCGCGGGACACCCGGCTCGATCGCCCCGTGGCGCTCAAGCTCTTGGTGGACGAGTCGTCCGGGAGCGTGGCCCTCGAAGCCAGGCTCACGCGCGAGGCTCGAGCGATGGCGAAGCTCCTCCATCCGAACGTGGTGGCGGTGTTCGACGCGGGTCGCCTCGGCGACGGGCGCCTCTTCGTGGCCATGGAGTACGTCGACGGAGAGACCTTGCGTCAGCACGTCGCGCGCGCGAAGCCCTCCCGCGAAGCCATCGTGCGCCTCTACCTCGCCGCGGCTCGAGGCCTCGTGGCCGCCCACGATCTCGGGCTCGTGCACCGCGATTTCAAGGCGGACAACGTGCTCGTCTCCGCTTCGGGGGAGGTCAAGGTCGGCGATTTCGGCCTCGTGAGGAACGCGCTCGGCGGCGCGGTGCGAGAAGAGGCACACGACGACGAGGGCCCGGCCTCTCACGGCCTCACGCGGGACGGCACCATCCTGGGCACCCCGGCGTACATGGCTCCGGAGCAGCACGAAGGTCGACCGGCGGACGCGCGAGCCGACGAGTTCGCGTTCATGGCGAGCCTCTACGAGAGCCTCTCGGGAAAGCGGCCGTACGCGGGCTCGAGCCTCGCGGGCCTCCATGACGCGAAGAAGACCCTGCCGCCACCACCGACCGGAGACGAAACGCTCGACACGATCGTGCTGCGGGGACTCTCACCACGGCCCGACGATCGGTATCCGGACATGCGGGAGGTGGCGCTCGCGCTCGAGTCCGCCCTCGCGCGCGCCGAAGCGCCGACCCCGCCGCGCGCTCGTTCCCCGCGCGCCGCGGTGATCGCGGTGCTCCTGGCGATCGCCAGCGTCTCGGCTTACGTGGTCTCACGCGTCGACCACGAGGCCCCCCGAGACGCCCCCCAAACACCCTCCGCAGCGGCCTCTCGGCCAAGACCGGCCCGGGGCCTCGTGGCGATGCTCGAGTCGGCCGAGACCCGCGCGCGGATCGAGGCCGCGTACGCCTCCGGGAAGGCCCCGAGAGGGTCGGCTGCGGCCACCCTCACGAACCTGCTCGCCGCCGCGAAGGACCTCGAGGCCGCCGACGCGGTGGGGCCGACACCGGGCGAATCCGAGTGCCTCGACCTGCTCGCCGGAGACGTTCATCAGCTCGCGGACGAGGCGCTCAAGGTGAGCGACCGTTCGACCGCGGAGGGCCTCGTGCGCGCGACCGTCGCCCTCGAGCGCGCGACCTTCTGCCGCGGGGCCTCGCCCGACCCCGGGGACGCCACCGCGCCGAGGGAGCCCGGCCCCACGTTCCTCCGCATGCGCCTCGGTGCGCCTATTGGAGTATCTCCCCCTACACCGGGGCGCTTCGACGTCCCCTCCAAGCGCGGCGTGCTCACCTCGCTCGCGGTGCTCGACGTGCTCCACGACGATCCCGACGCCTTCCCGGACGACGGAGATTTTCGCGCGTTCGACGACGTCCTCGGCGTCGTCATGGACAAGGTGGAGCAACA includes these proteins:
- a CDS encoding Tim44 domain-containing protein, which encodes MRKHLRSLVALVVLAFVLVVAASAFARPGGGQSFGGGSKSSGGGSRSSGGSGFGGGGSRSSGGGGGGGMSVGGLVVLIIVFGIVALVRAMSGPTGNGYSTGLARGPWVPPPPPPPRRPAGVPARTRLRGLESTDPHFSVIVFEDFAQALYVDVMLAAGNGRLEVFSPYLGDAAKRTLSARPLQGLTTALVGAMRIDEVEGLEPGSTHVTAHLVLDTNLSRRDPRSGREEALYSVERWSLRRKKDAKSRAPDKARVLGCPSCSAPLEQVLAGRCRYCQNDVSTGAFDWVVVAIEVLENEARGPMLTGTTVEQGNEMPTVVDPRARARVDELSRKDPAFSYPGFVARVTHVFYTFQTAWSARDLASMRPYLSDALFATQTFWVSEYQRQRLRNVTENAAVRHVELARVTSDAYFDAITVRVYGSSLDYTLSDDTGQVVGGDRANPRLYTEYWTFVRAREAKGAARTDRTCPRCGAPLAINMAGKCTHCEAHVTSGSFDWVLSRIEQDEVYAG
- the pdxH gene encoding pyridoxamine 5'-phosphate oxidase produces the protein MIDEKIARLRQEYGDAPLDPEDLPADPMSAFRLFFDSAVASGLPEPNAMTLATTTPDGPAARVVLLKGADERGFSFYTNYESDKAHELAASPVCALVFSWVEIHRQVRVRGRSEKVPREESEAYFRVRPRESQLGAWASKQSSVLASRAVLEAAMAEVTARFEGKDVPLPPAWGGYRVVPDVLELWQGRRNRLHDRVRYTRMGDGWARERLSP
- a CDS encoding GAF domain-containing protein, producing the protein MSLPTSANGSLSTHGPLAERMDALAAHLAQLAPKVHARVGRPHPLLASLLRDGCMVVFVPARVWDKGRTILAPFAPLCAEGKALLLLVGRPTSRDFTRAGGLGVATVLADDATAEELEVATDRAFELLEAKGHAESRAASLSRYRYEIGELVDIARAMTTERDVSKLLGLILEKSRFVTGADAGSIYVVENEGSTLRFKLSQNDSVSFDSREFTMPLSNRSIAGAAAVDKRAIKIDDVYALPVDSTFAFDRRFDEKIGYRTKSMITVPLISQRDEVIGVIQLINKKRDPRAKLADADDVALQVVPFDDRSEELLRMVAAQAGISLETAMLYQEIQALFEGFVRASVEAIESRDPTTSGHSRRVADLTVSLAKAVDTISSGPYQGASFTKEDLKELEYASLLHDFGKIGVRENVLVKAKKLYDERLVLVKARFDFVSRSIEADILRRKLKAVEAHAPLSELRALDEEMARRLKELDDAFQTVLAANEPSVLAAGDFAKIEALAKEWYFDVGGETKLLLEPDEVVALSVKKGSLTPAEYEEITGHVSHTFKFLSQIPWGKALRRVPHIAGAHHERLNGTGYPNRLRAEEIPVQSKMMSITDIFDALTASDRPYKKAVPLERAIDILEYAVKDGHVDGDLVRIFKEARCWEPPR
- a CDS encoding protein kinase, with product MGGERGCVDDDELVALADARLSPEDRASLVSHAERCASCQALVGAILTEADRASDPNATVDERDRHEPRSPVERARYELGRTLGEGAMGRVVLARDTRLDRPVALKLLVDESSGSVALEARLTREARAMAKLLHPNVVAVFDAGRLGDGRLFVAMEYVDGETLRQHVARAKPSREAIVRLYLAAARGLVAAHDLGLVHRDFKADNVLVSASGEVKVGDFGLVRNALGGAVREEAHDDEGPASHGLTRDGTILGTPAYMAPEQHEGRPADARADEFAFMASLYESLSGKRPYAGSSLAGLHDAKKTLPPPPTGDETLDTIVLRGLSPRPDDRYPDMREVALALESALARAEAPTPPRARSPRAAVIAVLLAIASVSAYVVSRVDHEAPRDAPQTPSAAASRPRPARGLVAMLESAETRARIEAAYASGKAPRGSAAATLTNLLAAAKDLEAADAVGPTPGESECLDLLAGDVHQLADEALKVSDRSTAEGLVRATVALERATFCRGASPDPGDATAPREPGPTFLRMRLGAPIGVSPPTPGRFDVPSKRGVLTSLAVLDVLHDDPDAFPDDGDFRAFDDVLGVVMDKVEQQVELQRKGADDIAQRALSDTFMRLDGGGARALPEIDRAVAAAETVALDVARARLEILRAEKATPDERARRLGDLMPLVRRIADARTSEKYATARLWLDALRGLSPVSGTLSTCAETKVGERQGCASLLLVYGDLAVDRSAREVDLETATARELFGEGHPVYAESVVHAAEHALHHGDTDAALARAKEARAILEASLQDDAHVIHALSSWKRPSQEALPSTRAPFEPPLWTGIEAFRKYVHLARAIAVEVRALPKAAAQAALVEGRDLRGRGRDDAVLLPIELAAVARFGGPRPGFDLAKAERGLGHPAASARTFAWLARSEPDEKKARGLFAKALEGVALLPPHERAQLRFEAAAHVQDKTVARALLERALVDASPTDKPRIEAKLRTVPDTPSVHGSRP